TGTGCATAAAGATCAAATGTACGTATTTAGCTCGTTCATAGGTATTTCTTTATCTCTTCTAATGGATTCAGTCCTCTTAGCTTCCATGTCATAAATGCTGTCATGATATTGCCAAATATCCTCATACCCTTGCCATTCCTCAGTAATCCTCTTACCTTACGATGAATTACTGCTTCCCTCAACACTCTCTCACAAGCATTGTTGGTAGAGTCTATTCTATGCATCACGAATGTGAAGAGCTTGCTCCTAGCACTCCTCACCTTCTCCACAAACTTCCTTACATCCTTATCCCTGCACCTTCCTGCTTTAGATGGTATAATACCAAGTTTGATCCTTGCGCTCCTGTATAATGTGATGTTAGGAGGAGGATGCTCTTTTAATTCA
This portion of the Nitrososphaerales archaeon genome encodes:
- a CDS encoding transposase: EKHFHNFHGIAIVDGWKAYNIFKQQRCWAHIIREADTLALRAKSSKAKQLAEYIRNLYHHVKSELKEHPPPNITLYRSARIKLGIIPSKAGRCRDKDVRKFVEKVRSARSKLFTFVMHRIDSTNNACERVLREAVIHRKVRGLLRNGKGMRIFGNIMTAFMTWKLRGLNPLEEIKKYL